The DNA sequence TATGGGCGTCGTGAGTGGCGTGTAGTTTGTGAACCTTCCCACTTGTGGAGGTTGTTTGTGCTGTTTGGCTGGGGTTCCGTCCCTGGGGGCCTCCTTGTATCTATCCACCTGGGTGACCTGCCGAGCTGAAGGGTTAGGGAGCTGCCACTTATTGGCTGCTACAACCCGACTGACTTCCTCATCATTGATGTATTCTTTGGTCACGCTTTGGATTTTCTGCATAGTCCACACAAGCTTCGTTTTGAGGTCCTTCCTAAAGTCCTCGTTTAGCAGGCCGTTTGTTAGGCAAAGACTAGTGACCGAGTTCGTGAGGCCGTCAATTTCCAAGAATTTATTGTTGAACCTGTCCAGAAACTTTCTGGTCGGTTCCCTGGGTTTCTGGGTGACCCCTAGCAAGTTAATCGGGTGTTTTGCCTTGGCTATGCGTGTCGTGAACCAAGCCAAAAAGCATTGGGAGATGTCTGCGAAGGTCGTAATGGAGCCTTGTGGGAAGGCGTTGAACCATCGAATCGCTGGGCCGGCCAGCGTCATAGGGAATGCTCGGCATCTGACCGCGTCGCCTACTCCTTCCAAGTTTATTCTTGCTTCAAAAGCTGTTAGGTGCTCCTGGGGATCCTTAGTcccgtcgtacctcatgtccgttggcttgtcgaAATTCTTCGGCAGTCGGACCTTGAGGATTGAAGGGTGGAAGGGGGTGGCACCATGATTATAGGTTCTTGTTGTTTCTTGGCTTTCCCTCTTTGGGATTCCCCGCGGCCCTCAAACCTGCGTTGGTGAGGTCAAGAGGTCGCTTGCGTGTGTGCCTCGTCGCACTTTGTTGTACTCCTTTCTCGGCTCTCTAGTCTTCGTGAAGGAGAGCGGGTGCGGGTTGGGTGCAAGATCGGCTGGCGTCGCCACGGGAGTGGCTGACGTCTCTGTGGGATCGGCTCCTCACTGCCAGCTCCCATTCAAGGTTTTGTACTTTATGTCTGAGTTCCTGCATGATCTTGGCACTATCAGCTCCTATCCCCCTGAAGGGACGCCTTTCAGGGGTTTTGGTGTAAATCTATTGGTTAGGCTAAACAGAAGAACGTGGGTGTTCGGCGGTACAGGCCGTCGAACTCGCCCTACTCAAGCGAGCCCCTCCTCCTTCGCGAAGCTCCTCCGACGTGGGAAGTCGCGCCATCTCTACAGGGTCTTCACAGATAGCGCCAATGTTCGTTACCTGGCGATCTCGAGTACTCGATGGATCGGGGGTTGATGAGAAGGTGAGTGGGTGTGGTATGACGAGGGGGGTGGCCACCTATAAGGACACTCCGACGACCAGGTCAGTGTCCGTACGAGTTGGAAACCAAATTAGGTAAGATGATGTGTACCTTGGGAGGAGTGCTGACCTCTCTTCTTATATATTATGCTGGCGGGCCCAAAGATAACCTAGCCCACTGGCCAGGGTGCTTGTGAGCCGCCCCCATCCACGTGGTAGGATCAGGTCGTCTCAGACATTGGGTCGGGGCTTCGGGCGCTGCCCCGAGGAGGCCGACCCGACCGGTTTGCTAAGAGTGGTGCGCTGGGTTGTGTAGGTGGCGAAGTCGGACGTCGACCGGGTCGGGTATTAGGAACCAACCCGTTGGATTTTCCTTGGGGATAGTTTGGGGCCTGAGTCAGGGGTGGTGTCCCGACCCGTCAACAAGATGGGCTGGACTTGTGATGGTCCGTAACAGAATACTATTTAAGTAAGTTTTTAATATCTAATTTCCACATACAAGAATAAATTTCTTGcctttagaatatatatatatatatatatatagatttttaatgaatagattttttaaaattcctATTTATAGTTCCTCTTAGTCATGTCAATCGATAAGTCATGGATTGGAAAACCACGAACCACGCATGAGTATAAAGATGTTCTAAACAAGTTTTTGGATTTTGCTATTGAGCATCGATCTCTCGGGGGTCATCAGATCAAATGCCCTTGTCCGGTATGTGGTTTTGGCAAGTGGCAAACAAAAGAGAAAGTTTTTGAACATTTAATAGTCAAGCCATTACCAAAAAACTACAAAATTTGGTACTGGCATGGTGAAAAAGCAATTGGACTTGGGTCACGAGCTCATCAAACTAGTCATATTGTACAAGATGATTCGACATCTCAACATCCAATGGTAACAATGCTCAATGACGCGTTTGGAGTTGTTAGACCTGACTTGAATGAAGATGGAGATAGAAATGAAGACAACATAGAAGATGGAGATAGAGATGAAGACAACATAGAAGATGGAGATGGAGACAACGTAGAAAATGAAGAGCACAATGGAGAAAATGTAGAATTTTACACGTTGTTGGAAGATGGTAATGAGCAATTGTATGAAGGGTGCCCAAAGTATTCAAATCTGTCTTTCTTGATTAGTATGTATCACATAAAGTGCTTATACAGAATAAGCGACAAAGCCATGACCGAAATCCTCAAGTTAATAAAAGATGCTTTTGGAAATGCCAAGATTTCAAATACATTCTATGAGGCTAAGAAAACCATAAACAAATTAGGGCTTAATTATACCAAGATACCTGCTTACCCTAATGACTGCATGTTATATTGGGGGGGAGGACGAAGATTTGCAAGAATGCAAAAGATGCAAGACATCTAAATGGAGCGATGCTAAAAAGAAGAAACCGGCAAAGATCTTGTGATACTTTCCACTAAAACTGAGACTTCAATGATTATTCATGTGTTCTAAGACTGCTCAATCAATGCGATGGCATGCTTCGGCAGAAAAGAAAGATTCGAAGATGAGGCATCCGCGAGATTCTGAAGCTTGGAAGACATTCGATTTACTTCATCATAGGTTTGCCGAAGATCCTCGAAATGTACGTCTTTGTCTTGCAGCTGATGGATTCAACCCCTTTGGAGCTATGCGCACAAATTATTAGTGTTTGGCCAGTGGTGCTTATTCCATACAATCGACCTCCATGGGACTGCATGAAGGCAACATCACTTATCTTGTCAATGATTATTCCCGGAGAGAAAATGCCGGGGAACAACACAGACGTATGCTTACAACCTCTTATCAAAGAGTTAAAAGAGTTGTGGCATGATGGTGTTCAAACATTAGCTAGGTTCAAGAATAAAATGTTTACATTGCGAGCAGCATTAATGTGGACAATTAGTGATTTTCCAGGCCTTGGTAACTTATCTGGGTGGAACATACATAGTAAATATGCTTGTCCTACATGTAACTTCAACACTGATTCATATAAATTAAAGCATGgtggaaaatagtatttttttggGGCATTGCCGTTTCTTAGAAAGGGGTCATAAGTTTAGGCTAAGTCGtgcaaaatttaatgaaaaagttGAGTTGAGGGATCCCCAGCAGTACTGACAGGGTCAAAAATATTGGAACAATTTAAAGGCATCAATATTTCATTTGGGAAGGAACTACAGGCAAGTAAAGGTAAGAGGACTCGACGAAAAGTtgttgaagaagatgatgaatcggGGATGTGGAGGAAGAAAagcatatttttttatctttcttattGGGAGTCTAACTTATTGTGCCACAATCTAGATGTCATGCACATTGAAAAGAATGTTTGCCACAATGTGTTATACACTTTGCTTAATGAGACTGGAAGGTCAAAGGATAATCTCAAAGCTCGTAAGGATCTTAAAGAAATGGGTATAAGGAAAGATTTATGGCCAGATGAAAATGGGAGATATCATCCATCTTTGTTCACAATGTCAAATTCCATGAAAGATGTATTCTTGTGTACTATAAAGAATATTAGAGTACCAGATGGTCTCTCGAGTAATATTTCACGGTGTATTGACCTGAAGTAAAGAAATCTCTCTAGATTGAAGAGCCATGATTGCCACGTCCTTATGCAGCAATTATTACCCATTGCCATACGTAATGTGCTACCAGATAAAGTTACTGCAGTGCTAATAGAGTTGTCTTCATTCTTTCAACAGTTGTGCTCTAAAAGCTTAAGTCTTACAGAACTTAAGAAGCTCCAACCTCGAATAATCCTTACCCTTTGTCATTTAGAAATATTGTtccctctttctttctttacGATCATGGTTCATTtaacttgtcatttagtttaTGAAGCAAAACTTGAAGGACCAGTACACTATAGGTGAATGTATCCTATTGAGAGGTAAATATCTCTTTTCAATCATTGTTCATTTAACCTGTCACTTAGTTATATCTTGCTTACTAAAGCCAACTATACAGACTAGGTATTTAGGACATTTGAAGTCCTATGTATGAAACAAAGCTAAATTAGAAGGTTCTATAGCTGAGGAATATGTGGCTGAAGAAGCTCTTACATTTTGCTCTCGATACTTAGAAGGGATTGAGACAAGATTTAATAGGCCATCATGTGTTGATGATCGTCCGGATGGTAAATACAGTACACATGCTGATTCGCTTTTTCCACAAATGGGTAACTCAAAGGGAGCTTTCACAGTATTTGAGTTGTCAcctatgaaaagaaaataagcACATCGCTATGTGGTTCTAAATTGTCCATATGTCAAACCGTTCattgagtaagtacttaagaatTTGCGTACATGatttttatttacttgaaaataGTTGTTTGGTTAGAGTTAAACTTTCATATCTGACAGTGACTTCAAAAATTTTGTACAAAGACAATCTAAGGGTAGAAGGCCTTCAAATGTAGAGATAGAAAAAAGAGTCAATAAAGATTTTGTTAACTTGATTTTCTACACAGGTAAATAGAAAAGTGATCATTTTTTGCTAATATTGAGCAGTATTTGTGGATATAATAACTAATATGTTGTTCTATCATAATAGCTTATGAACCCAGACATTATGAATACTGTTCATGAGGATTTGAGATACTTAGCAAGGGGTCCATCACGATATGCCAAGACGTTTTCTACATTTAGTATCAATGGGTTCTCCTTTCGAACTACCAATTGAGAAAATGGGTTAAAGACCCAGAATAGTGGAGTTTTCTTAATGTCTTCAACTTTTTGTGTTGCTAGCGTTAGTGATGCTAATGCTAGGAATGCTGATTTGTCATATTATGGCAAATTAGAAGATATTATAGAACTAAACTACAATGGCCAATTTTGGGTTACTTTATTCAAATGTAACTGGGTTGACACCACTAGAGAACGGGACTGTAGAAAGGATAGTTGGGGTTTTACTTCTGTTAATTTTTCACGAGTAATACACAGTGGTGACCGAGAGGAGGATGATCCATATATTTAACACTCACAAGCTCGAATGATGTATTTTGTCAATGATGAAGTGAATAAAGATTGGAGTGTTGTTGTCCATTTGAAGCCAAGATACTCATATGATATGGGGGAAATGAGGATGATAAAGCATGCGAGAATGAGCCATGATTAGAGCAAAACTTGGATTCTTTATTTGAAAATGATGATAATATATCATTGTTAAGAGATGAGGTAGATGATGAACTACTAAATGATGACATTAGAGAAGACAAACACATGTCAGAATAGTTAGtaggttaaattaatttatggtataaaatttatatttaattttttatttaattataattcacATTTTATCTatacttattaattattttatttccaactattattttatttaaaaaataaaaaagacagaAATAAAAATCTTGTGATTTGAAAGCTTAGGACGTTGCCCAAAGTTCTTAGCCTCATGGCATGATGATTCTTTGAATAGATAGTTttcatgattattattattattatttcccaACAAGGTTTTTCCTTGAGTATCTATGTTGTTAGGACTACTACTACTCATAATTTCAACTTTAGGCTTCATTACTAACCCCTGCATTATACCCTGCAATTAGGATCCTCCATTATAGAGCTTAAGTGCCAGAGAAAGCTATTAGGATCCTCCATTATACCCTTCATATACATAATATACAATAatgcaaaaaaattataattgattttgatTACATACATGTGCTAAGCTATAGATATGAATATGTTATTACCAATTCAGATGAAATCTCCATAAGATAATTAACTCTTCCTAATATCTTGCAAAATGAAACCATCCAGAATTAAAAGCTGATGATTAAGTTTGGTAcataaaattcttaaaagaatcatATTATAGAAGTTTACTCAAAAAGAGATATATGATATCTTTAATTTCAAGTTtttcatttattctatatttattaattatttatttgatctattATACAGATATGCCAAAGCAAAAGAGGTACAAGAATCTACTTAAAGCAGTAGCAGCTGCAAATTCTTTACAAGACAAGTCAATAGCAGTTGCAAATTCATCTCGAGACAAGTCGGCAGCTTCAAATGCATCACAAGTCAAGTCTGCAGCAGCTGCAAATTCCCCCCGAGATACATCGGTAGCTACAAATTTCTCCTGAGACAAGTCAGCAGCAGCTGCAAGTTCCTCCCGAGACAAGTCGACAGCAGCTGCAAGTTCATCCCGAGATAAATCGACAGCTTCAAATTCTTCTGAGCTATCATCAGTTGCTCCAACTATATCTAAGCATCCATCTGAATCTAAACGTAAACATGAACGTGAATCTAAATATTATTGGACTATTGATGTCATAAGTATGTATAgatgttttattaatatttttatatgtatagaTGTTATAATATGTTATTATTATCATATTGAGTTCATCAATTAactataaattaaattacatatatatttatacagaGTTACATGAAACTGATTTTAAATCAAGGAGTAATTCACTCTTGTTTTTATCTTCAAATACATCTCTCTGATCTTTCCTTGTATTGGAATTCAAAACATAAGGGCTGGTCCAGAATCCCAAAATAACTacctttttcatttatttatttatttatttattttttgatgcAGAGCAAATGAAGTACTAATTTATATGAGTAGTTGACAAGAAAACAATAATTTATATGTGATTGATATAGTTCACTGTTATAGCTAATAATAAATTAACGAgaaatttaaacacaagccatattaagataatatataaataaatatactaaGCTTTGAATGTGCAAGCTAAGATAGTTTCCTAGCTTTTCTGGTCTGATCCCATCACCGACTAACTAATTGTTTACTTTCCTTTGTTGAAGAAAAGTTGGATTCTAATTCTTCAAGGATTCAAAACTAATTGTTTATACTCATTTATCTATACTCATTTGTCTATTTTAGATGAATACGAAGTTAGTACACACCTTCATTTATTAGTGAAGGATGTGCACAATTTGCCAGAAGTTTTGTGTATAGTTGTCAATTTTGATAAACATTATGCAACAATAAGAAAAGCAGTTGGACTTTTTGCAGGAGTTTTTGGACAATTGGCCACTGATTGTGTAGCATTTCCAATAAGTTTTAAAAAGTGGTCAGACATCCCAAAaagcttttttaaaaatcaatggAATATTTTTTTCCTAGTAAGAAGATTACTCAAACTCTAAAGCTTATTTATTTGCCATTATTTAGTTATATTTGTTGgttaatatatattctttgttATAATATTGAAGGCTCGATTTTGCTTCAAAGTGAGTGATAACTTGGCCAAACAATTTTTTCTCCAATCGCTTGGCAAAAAATGGAGGGAACATAGGATAAAGCTTTGGAATGATTTTTATGATCCGAGGTTGAGTAAAACTGAGATCATAAATAATGCACCAGAAGATATTGCTCCTAATCAATGGGCTTTATTTGTAGAATACCGTTTGAAGCCTGAAACTCAAGTAAGTACTTACTCTCCTAGTTAAATGTTGTCCTTTTTTACAGCCTTTGGAATATATATACTTATTAGGCATACCCACTAAAAAGCCTTATATGAAGCAGATATTGCTGCTGCCTGctcttgtattttattttatataaagttgAATGCATGTTTGCCTTTATTTAATTGTGTCCAAATTTAACTTGTAGAATCTTTGTAAGAGGAATCAAAAAATTCAGCAAAAACAAATAATTCGTCATACTTCAGGTGCTAAATCAATTTCAAGAAGAAGGGCTGAATTGGTAATCAATTAATGCATGCATATCTAATCTATCTCAAATATAATGCATGCATCATCTCTTAATTTTCTGCATATCTAATCTATCTCAAATAATAATTAGATGAATGATATATACATGATTGAGGCTGCTATTTTTTTATCGAGTCTTTCTACTTGACGGAAGAGACAGGAAAAGAAGTTAGTAGGGTTCAAATGTGGGACATCACTCACAAGAAAATAGATGGAAGTTATGTTAATGAAAAGGCTAAAGAAATAGCGGTAAGACTAAAGTGCAATAGTAACTtgtttgtatttctttttctttatttttttataagataatactattttttattctttctctttctttttatatatgtaggaAAAAATTGAAGCACATAGCAGCCAACTCCTTCCTTAGAAGCAATATAGGAGACTAGCGCTTGCAATTGCGCTTTAACGGTATCCAACTCTTCTTGCACATTTGGATCACAAGTAGATGATGTGCTAGTATCATTTGAAGAACCTAAATTCATCTAACTACTCCTTGTAGTGTTGTTCTTGAAAGCAACTGTTGGAACAACTCCCATACCTAAACCTCAAAGACGATCAAGGTGCTCTTTCCCAAAAACTACTCCAAGAGCATCAAGAGGAGAATTAACAGTTGATTCCATCGCTCCAATACAATTGGCTGGAATGTTTCCTACTCAACATGTTTCACAGGTACAAATACAATTATCCTCTAttttttccttttgctttatgcattaattcataaattaaaaacattGCAAGAAATATGTTGAATAGTAATATAGTTTCCTGTATCAATTATAGCTTTAATATGCTACAGCCTGCAAAGAATAGTGTTTGGGATTGTTGTTGCTCCTCATATATTACTAAATTCTTTTATAATTGTTGAAATGTAAATGGTTGTCGGATCTTCTGGTTCTTTGTTTAAGTGGATTTTGTAAGATTGGAATGAGATGATTAACAACCATTATATGAGGTTGTTAATTGATAGATGAAGTGATTAACAACCATTACATGACATAGGCTTGTTCCTCCATGATACTCAATAATTGAAAGATCAAGTAGCTCACTCTCAAGGGGTAGAATCATCCTTGTTAATTATTATGTTGTATACATCAGCTCTTTCCTTTTATATGATTACACATTTGTTGGAATTGATTATTTATCCTTTTTAATGTCCATGATTAGATACAAAATCATTTTCGTATTTCTGTACAAAAATTTTTCTAGATAGTAAAATGACAGCAAAACTTCTAGTTGATCTCATTTTCTGAgtaaaatttgaatattaataGTTTAACAAAATGTAAGATAAGTCAATGTATTACCCACAATTTAACTTGATGAAGAGATTCTTGAGTGAAAGGAtggattaaatataaaattataaatgtctTTATAATTAACCATTTAAGCTTTTTCTGTGGGTGGGGATGATTTGTCACAACATGAAAAGCTTATAGAAGAAAAACCAACAGCATTATGCCTTTTCAACTTTCAAGTGCTAAACTTATCTGCCAACAGAACATATCTTGAACATATAATTGCTTCTTAGTAGATAATGTCATATTGTGTTCCCTGGTGTCAACTAATTTAGGATTTTTAGACCTACATTCTTAATTTCCAGCATTTGATTctaaatataataatagaaataacAGTTGTAACATTTTTTGTctgtgttttcttttcttttcttttcttttcttataaattaaatcagacctaaaatatatatcaatatatgcctttttcttgtatttcttgtgctcataataattatatttttgttgtagagATTGGATCAGGAGAGTGAGATTCCATCACCAAAAGAGTTTGGAAGTAGGTCTTCTGGAGCAAGCAACAAGGAAGCATGACCTTGCTTGATATGTTAAGACGTATATTAAGGATTATATGTTAAGACGTATTATTGAAAAATGTTACTTTGatactttatttttgaattattatattTCAATTATGACTTGGATTATGACTTTTGGATCATGAATGAATTAAAAATCATCTTATGATATTTCATTTATGGCTATGCCTTTTAGTTATTACaagatttttaagtgaatttcgaaaatataactttaaattagtggtttcaatcttattttaaaaagcat is a window from the Arachis hypogaea cultivar Tifrunner chromosome 1, arahy.Tifrunner.gnm2.J5K5, whole genome shotgun sequence genome containing:
- the LOC112709768 gene encoding uncharacterized protein: MRYDGTKDPQEHLTAFEARINLEGVGDAVRCRAFPMTLAGPAIRWFNAFPQGSITTFADISQCFLAWFTTRIAKAKHPINLLGVTQKPREPTRKFLDRFNNKFLEIDGLTNSVTSLCLTNGLLNEDFRKDLKTKLVWTMQKIQSVTKEYINDEEVSRVVAANKWQLPNPSARQVTQVDRYKEAPRDGTPAKQHKQPPQVGRFTNYTPLTTPIVEVYLQIADKGILSRPRPLKKRTGGNKSLYCDYHKGFGHKTQDYFDLKDALEHAILQGKLNEFSRLIRKPKRRERERSKEDRSRTVKARQEPIGAIDNPPTFVVNIVIGRNTPQVYVSNKEGYTDPLYFDGRSRHPERRTSHDILRPRRPVVS